From Granulicella sp. WH15, the proteins below share one genomic window:
- a CDS encoding type II CAAX endopeptidase family protein: MHNDTIQPAPPPLVTDAVPQPVAPWPHTVALFVVLIASALLGQQRAAGIANGGTHWYRYGSTVMLSWLLLGSVVAGVYHRGAFFAAALRNRASTWAHEAGIGVAVYLCGMLTLALVGGLTQLTPLRHKRNEAVVLAMLPHTPLEFVLWLLLSMTAGFCEELIFRGYLLQQFTAWTRRPVLAVILSSAIFGAVHLYEGVGAMLPLMALALLFGFIARQRKGDLRAVMIAHALQDFLVAILALAQPWLSHRLPHP, translated from the coding sequence ATGCACAACGACACGATACAACCCGCGCCTCCGCCCCTCGTAACCGATGCCGTACCGCAGCCGGTGGCTCCCTGGCCTCACACCGTCGCACTCTTCGTGGTGTTGATCGCATCGGCTCTTCTGGGACAACAGCGTGCAGCCGGTATTGCCAACGGTGGAACGCACTGGTATCGCTACGGCTCGACCGTGATGCTCTCGTGGCTGCTGCTGGGCTCGGTCGTCGCGGGCGTCTATCATCGCGGCGCATTCTTCGCAGCCGCACTGCGGAACCGTGCGAGTACGTGGGCACACGAAGCCGGCATCGGAGTTGCCGTCTATCTGTGCGGGATGCTGACGCTCGCTCTCGTAGGCGGGCTCACACAACTAACGCCGCTGCGTCATAAACGTAACGAGGCTGTGGTGTTGGCGATGTTGCCGCATACACCTCTTGAGTTCGTCCTATGGCTTCTGCTGAGCATGACTGCGGGCTTCTGCGAAGAGCTGATCTTTCGCGGCTATCTATTGCAGCAGTTCACCGCATGGACGAGGCGTCCCGTGCTCGCCGTCATCCTCTCGTCAGCGATCTTCGGCGCAGTGCATCTATATGAAGGAGTGGGCGCGATGCTGCCGCTGATGGCGCTGGCGCTACTCTTTGGCTTCATCGCACGACAGCGCAAGGGCGACCTGCGAGCCGTGATGATCGCTCATGCACTCCAGGATTTTCTGGTTGCCATTCTCGCGCTCGCACAACCATGGCTCTCGCATCGACTACCTCATCCTTGA
- a CDS encoding FAD-dependent oxidoreductase, which translates to MADIVIAGAGIIGLSLALELERRGARVTVLEAGKALAQASTAAGGMLAAEDPGNPAALLELSRHSISLYPEFLDRLESLSGERIPFQTSYTLQALESPTEALDDARRIVPWLVTGEHRFQLLDEHSIDPRQLAEVLLAAVRASSIELLEENAMTRLASTPDGVRMETASGQTVAGDYLVDCMGAWSPAPVTPVKGQMLAVALPAELPLEAVVRTHDTYIIPRLTGPNAGRVVIGATVENAGYDKTVKPHDILALHARASALLPQLKDAHFVESWAGLRPSTADGLPILGTTAKQTRYMLANGHYRNGILLAPATAQVVADMLERRTPAVDLKVFRPERFQPA; encoded by the coding sequence ATGGCCGATATCGTCATCGCCGGCGCAGGCATCATCGGGCTCTCGCTGGCACTGGAACTGGAACGTCGGGGGGCACGGGTAACAGTCCTCGAAGCAGGCAAGGCGCTCGCACAGGCAAGTACCGCGGCGGGAGGCATGTTGGCCGCGGAAGATCCGGGCAACCCGGCTGCGCTGCTGGAGCTTTCGCGGCACAGCATCTCCCTTTACCCGGAGTTTCTTGATCGGCTCGAGAGCTTGTCCGGAGAGCGGATTCCGTTCCAGACCTCGTACACCTTGCAGGCGCTCGAATCACCGACAGAGGCGTTGGACGATGCCCGCAGGATCGTACCCTGGCTGGTGACGGGAGAGCACCGCTTTCAACTGCTCGATGAACACTCGATTGATCCGAGGCAACTGGCCGAGGTATTGCTGGCAGCCGTACGCGCCAGCTCTATTGAGTTACTCGAAGAGAACGCGATGACTCGGCTTGCCTCCACGCCCGATGGCGTTCGCATGGAGACAGCGTCGGGACAGACAGTCGCGGGCGACTACCTAGTGGATTGCATGGGGGCATGGTCACCTGCGCCTGTCACTCCAGTGAAGGGGCAGATGCTGGCTGTAGCTCTGCCTGCGGAGCTGCCGCTCGAGGCCGTCGTACGCACGCACGACACTTACATTATCCCGAGGCTCACCGGTCCCAATGCGGGCCGCGTGGTCATCGGGGCAACGGTCGAGAACGCGGGCTACGACAAAACGGTGAAGCCGCACGATATCCTGGCGCTTCACGCGCGCGCCTCGGCCCTGCTGCCACAACTCAAGGACGCGCACTTCGTAGAGTCATGGGCTGGTCTGCGGCCATCCACCGCGGATGGCCTTCCCATCCTTGGCACTACAGCGAAGCAGACGCGCTACATGCTCGCGAACGGACACTATCGAAACGGCATATTACTTGCGCCTGCAACCGCTCAAGTTGTCGCAGATATGTTGGAGAGACGAACGCCGGCGGTCGATCTCAAGGTATTTCGCCCGGAGCGCTTCCAACCGGCGTAA